One stretch of Glycine soja cultivar W05 chromosome 7, ASM419377v2, whole genome shotgun sequence DNA includes these proteins:
- the LOC114418951 gene encoding thaumatin-like protein, whose translation MARTSSILFYLVAFCSIIIIDGAQLILVNNCGESVWPGILGGAGQQTPKDGGMHLGSGEEVVLDVPEKWSGRIWGRQGCSFDNDGHGHCLTGDCNGMLHCRGQGGVPPATVVEMTLGSSSSPLHFYDVSLVDGFNLPVSMKPVGGGVGCGVASCEVDLNVCCPSALEVKRNGKVVGCKSACLAMQSAKYCCTGSYSDPKTCKPTLFAHLFKAICPKAYSYAYDDSSSLNRCRAPRYVITFCPPPV comes from the exons ATGGCAAGAACTTCCTCCATTCTCTTCTACCTGGTTGCCTTTTGCTCCATCATAATCATAG ATGGGGCTCAACTCATTCTAGTGAACAACTGTGGGGAAAGTGTATGGCCGGGGATACTTGGCGGTGCAGGGCAGCAAACACCAAAAGATGGTGGAATGCACCTTGGAAGTGGTGAAGAAGTGGTGCTTGATGTGCCAGAGAAGTGGTCAGGAAGAATCTGGGGCAGGCAGGGTTGTAGCTTTGACAATGATGGACATGGTCACTGTCTCACAGGTGATTGCAATGGGATGCTACACTGTAGAGGGCAAGGAGGGGTGCCACCAGCAACAGTGGTTGAAATGACACTTGGATCCTCCTCCTCCCCTTTGCACTTCTATGATGTGAGCCTGGTAGATGGCTTCAACTTGCCCGTTTCGATGAAGCCGGTCGGGGGAGGAGTCGGGTGCGGAGTGGCTTCCTGTGAGGTGGACTTGAATGTTTGCTGTCCATCAGCACTTGAGGTGAAGAGGAATGGCAAGGTTGTGGGGTGCAAGAGTGCTTGCTTGGCTATGCAATCAGCAAAATATTGCTGCACAGGGAGTTATTCTGACCCCAAAACTTGCAAGCCTACCCTTTTTGCTCATCTGTTTAAGGCTATATGTCCTAAGGCTTATAGTTATGCTTATGATGACTCTAGCAGCCTTAACAGATGCAGGGCTCCTAGATATGTTATCACTTTCTGCCCTCCCCCAGTGTGA